In Bacteroidales bacterium, the genomic window AAGAATGATAGTCGGCCTGAAATAGCTTTCAATGAGCCTTGAAGCAACAATTCCCACCACTCCCTTATGCCACCCGGGGTTGAACAGCACAGTCGAAAATTTATACTTATCCATCCGCGCTATTTCGATCAGTGCCTCCTCGGTAATTGTTTTATCTATATTACGGCGGGTAAGGTTATGCGAATTAACTTTTTCGCAATGCAGTGCGGCCTCATCAGCCTTTTCCGACACAAGCAGTTCAACAGCCTGTTTACCCGATTCAATACGACCGGCTGCATTAATCCTTGGGCCAATTTTAAATACAATGTCGTCAATTGCAATATTCTTATCGGTCAGACCTGCAATGCATATAATCGATTTCAATCCGACGCAAGGATTTTCATTGAGCTTCTTAAGCCCGTGAAAGGCAAGTATCCTGTTTTCACCTGTAACCGGAACGATATCCGATGCAATACTTACAGCCAGCAGGTCAAGAAACTGGGCAACCTCACCGAATGGTATGTTATTTTTAATTGTAAAAGCCTGTAAAAGCTTAAAGCCTACGCCGCAACCCGACAGGTGATGGAATGGGTAGGTTTCATCAGGTCTTTCAGGATCCAGTACGGCTATAGCATCGGGGAGGCTGGGACCCGGGTTGTGATGATCGCAGATAATGAAATCGATGCCATGATCCCTGGCATAAGCAACCTTTTCAACAGCCTTGATGCCGCAGTCGAGCGCAATGATAAGGCTCATTCCATGACTGATGGCATAATCCACACCTTTGAATGATACTCCGTAACCTTCGGTATAACGGTCGGGGATGTAATAATCGGTTTTATCAGTAAAATTCCGGAGGAACGAAATCATCATGGCCACCGAAGTGGTACCATCTACGTCATAATCACCATATACCAGTATCTTTTCGTCGTTTTTCAGGGCCAGTTCAAGTCGCCCAACCGCCTTATCCATATCTTTCATAAGGAAAGGATCATGCAGCGAAGCCAGATCGGGCCTGAAGAAGGCTTTTGCCTGGTCAAAGGTTTTAATGCCCCGCTGAACAAGCAGCGTGGAAATTACCGGATCAACAGTAAGTTCATCTGCCAGTTTTTTGATTTCACTTGCATAACCGTTCTCCTTAATTTTCCACGCCCGGTTCGTCATTTTGATATGCAGGTATTAACAATACTTCTTCCTAAATCCACCGTATCAGATTGATATCCTGCCTGTGCGCCAGATTTTCATTTCTGGGAAAAATCCGGATACCGTAGCTAAAGGTACCCGCCTGATTTATAGTGACTTTAAGAGAATATTGCGCTTTATCTGCATCGGAACGGTCCAGTTTGAATTCGTGCTTCTGGATCAGTCTTTCACCGTTTTCGGTAATTACAAGTTCCACTCCTATATCCGACGCGGATATCTCATTGAGATCAAGTATTACCTTCCCGGAATAGGTACGATCCATTTCATACAATTCGGCACCGTTCTCAAACATGGAACATTCAACCACATTGATGTTCTTCCATGCCCTCTTGATTCTTTTCTTCCATGACGAAAAGCGTTTCACCCTTGCAAAATCATCTTTCTCCATCAGTTGTGATCTTTCAAAGAGCTTACTGTAGAAGCGCTGGTTGTAATCATGCAGCATCCTGCTGGTCACAAAGTGAGGGGCTATGGAAGCAATGGTATTCTTCATCATTCTCACCCAGTTCTCGGGAACATCGGATTTATTCCTGTCGAAAAATGCAGGGATTACTTCCTGTTCGAGCAATGAATAAATGATTTCAGCGTCCAGGTCGTCCTGGAGACCGGAATCTTCATATGTGGTTTCATTGGTGAGGGCCCATCCGGCATCAGGCTGATAGCCTTCAACCCACCATCCGTCGAGCACGCTGAAGTGCAATGTTCCATTCACAACAGCCTTTTCACCGCTGGTTCCGGATGCCTCAAGAGGCCTCGTAGGCGTGTTAAGCCAAACGTCGGCGCCCTGGACAAGGGTTTTAGCCAGGTTGATATCGTAATTCTGAAGGAACACGATCTTTCCGAGGAATTCAGGTCTCTTCGAAATATCAATGATCATCCTGATCAGGTCCTGTCCTGCTTTATCATTGGGATGTGCTTTTCCTGCAAAGATGAGCTGAACAGGCTTTCCGGGAATATTCAGAATCTGGGCCAGTCTTTCCGTGTTTCTGAACAACAGGTACGCCCTTTTATAGGTGGCAAATCTCCTGGCAAAGCAGATAGTGAGGGCTTTATCGGATAACTGGCGGTTTATGGCTACAATCCTTCTTGGATCCTCATGCCTTTTAACCCAGTTTTCCTTGAACCGGTCCTTTATGGTGTTGATGAGTTTTGATCTCAGTTTCTGCTTTATTTCCCACAACCGGGCATCAGGAACCGCATAAATCTTTTCCCAGTAATCGGTATCGGAAAGATTGTTTTCGAATCCTTCACCGAACGATTCACGGTATAATTTCTTAAGGCTCTTAGCCGTCCAGGTGGCATAATGGATTCCATTGGTCACATAGCTGATGTGAAGCTCTTCGGGTAAATAGCCCGGCCAGAGTTTTGAAAACATCTGCTGTGTTACTGTTCCGTGTATCATGCTCACGCCGTTCATCTGCTGCGACAGGTTGGCAGCCAGGTAGCTCATATTGAACTTCTCGCCCCATGCATTGATGTTCGAGCGTCCAAGGCTCATCAGTTCATTCCAGCTTATTTTCAGCCTGTCGGGATAATGACCGATATACTGCCGTAACAGGTTTTCATCGAATTCGTCATGACCTGCTGGAACAGGTGTGTGTGTTGTGAACAGGGTTGAACTCCTGACAATCTCTTTGGCTTCGGCAAATGACAGGTTATTTTGCTGTATATATTTGCGCATGCGTTCAAGTGCAATGAAAGCACTGTGACCTTCGTTACTGTGATACAGGTCGAAATTCACGCCGATGGCATCAAGGGCTCTTATTCCGCCAATACCCAGCAGGAGCTCCTGTTTAAGCCTGTTTTCGTTATTTCCGCCATACAGGTTATGTGTTACACTGCGATCTTCATCGGTATTCCCTTTAAAGTCGGTATCAAGAAGGTATAGCGTTACACGTCCGACCATCAGCTTCCAGATACGGGCAAGCATATGCCGTCCTGGCAAAACAATGGATATGGTTATAAAATTACCGTTGTCATCTTTCAGCGGTCTTACCGGAAGTTTTGAAAAATGCTGGTAATCGTAATTGGCTTGTTGTTCACCACGGGTTGTGATCATCTGGGCGAAATAGCCGTACCGGTAAAGCAGGCCTATACCTGTTATATTCACCCGCCTGTCGCTTGCCTCTTTCAGGTAATCGCCTGCCAGTATACCAAGTCCGCCTGAATAGATCTTGAGTGAGTTATGGAATCCGTATTCCATACTGAAGTATGCAATACGTGGCCCGGTTTTATCCAATTCATCGGACATATATTCCTGGAAACGGTTGTAAACACGGTCAAGTTTTTCGGTGAATTCCGGGTTTTTACTCATTTCAACAAGCTGACCATATTTAACCTGTTCAAAAAGTATCGCGGGATTCTGATCGCATTTCTGCCAGATCTCTGGATCAATGGATTCAAACAATTCCTGTGCTTCATCGTCCCACGACCACCAGAGGTTTTCGGTTAGCTTGCCGAGTTTAACCAGTTCGTCAGGTAATTTCGATTTAACGATTATTTTTTTCCACGATGGTTTGATTTCGGCCGGAGGAACAAACTCAGGCTGAATTTCACTGGGTCGTTCTTCAATTTTTACAAAACGGTCAATCCGCTTAGCTACCTCCTGCAAGGCATGGTTATAGGCCTTTTTATAATACTGAATGAGGCTGTTCCATAAAACCTGTTTTGAAGTGTCAAGTGCATTGGCACGGGCCGAACTCATCAGGTTTTCGTCGAGTCCGCATTTTTTGAGAACTGCAGAAACGATGTTGGTCACCACTTCATGATCGTTATCGTCGGTTCGGGGGATTACGTCCACGCTTTCTTTGGCATCGGGCAGCATTTCATTTATCCAGCTGCCAAAACCTGCAAGGGTGGTAGTGATGGTGGGAACCGAAAAGGCAATGCTTTCGAGAGGAGTATACCCCCAGGGCTCGTAATATGACGGGAAAACTGTGAGGTCAAAACCTATCAGCAGGCTGTAATAGGGAATATTGAATACACCGTCATAGCCATTCAGGTATGAAGGTACAAATATGACTTTTACCTTATCATTTGGTCCGTTGGTTAATCCGGCCTCCCTGATCCTTTTTAGAATCGGATCCCATTCAGCGTCATGAAGGTTATGTGTGAGGTATTTCGAGCCAATGGCCCCGTCATCCGTGAGTTTGCCACTCAGCAAATCTTTCCTTGCTCCATAGTGGTTAGCCGGGATAAACAGGTAGGCTATGATATCACGGTTAAGTTTTTCCGATTTGTTGAGTACGCCCAGGGAATCAATGAACAGGTCAATCCCTTTGTTTTTAAACTCATAACGACCGCTTGTGGCAATCATGAATACGTTCTCGTCAAATTTTCTCTCGAGCATGATCTCTGCCGTATTCAGCAGTTTTTCCCTTCCTTTTTTCCTGAGGATATCGAATTCGGCGCCAACCGGCACAAAGCTGTCCTCAAAACCATTGGGAGTTACAAGCGTTACCTCTTTTTGAAGAAACTGTGTACATTCCTGTGCCGTAATTTCACTTACCGTTGTAAATGCATCGGCGTTCTGCGCTGACAGCTTTTCAGCCGACTGTTTGGATATGATGTTGAATTCCCTGGCTACTTCTTCGGCATTATAGCTTTGCAGGTTTTTGTAAAGAGGCCTGTTATTGCCTGCAAGTGCTCTTCCGAGAGCGGTGGCGTGGGTGGTAAACACGGTTCCCACCTGGGGAAGCCTGTCTTTTAAATAGAGTATCCCTGTACCGGTCATCCACTCATGGAACTGGGCTATGATCCGGTCATAGGTATTCAGGTTGAACTTGATGAAGCTTTCAATTACTTTGCCGGCTGCATAACCAAACAGCGCAGGCTCTACATAATCCCATTGTCCGGGAAGCGAATCAAGTTTATATTTTTCCCATAATTCAAAAAAGATCTTATCCTTTTCAGCAAAGTAATTCGAAAAATTCAGCACTATGGCAATAGGATACCGGTTAATATTCCATCTTCCTATTTTTACATAGAGGCCTTCTGATTCAGCCTGTTTTTTCCAGGCACTGAAAAGTTGAGGATCTTCAATGAATTCAGGATTAGCGTCTGATTCATCCTTTATCAGATCAGGACCTATCAGAATAAGATTATTCTGAAGCTCGTTGATCATTGTAAGCGCTTTGGTGGCAATAACTGTGTGAATTCCTCCAACTTTATTGCATACTTCCCAGCTTACTTCAAACAGATAGTCGGGAGTCAATAAATCTTTACTCATACATTAATTTTAAGAAACGTGGGTCAGGGTTAGAACCAAAAAATCGGGAGCTAAAATACAATTAGTATTTACTTTTTCACTGTTTTCGCCGATTTTGTTTTTGGCTTTTTACCGGATGCTTTTGGCGCTTTCGCGGGTTTTGCGGCTGTTTTGGTCGTTTTTTTAACAGTTGTTGCAGCGGGTTTTTTATTTTTTGCAGGTGTACCTGCCTCTTTTGCCACTGCCGAAATTTTTGATTTAGTCGACTTCAGCCGCTTGAGTTCCGATTCATACTTCTGAATCAGTTCATCTTTCTCGTTGATCACCTGTGTCAAACTGGCGATATCCTGGTCGGTTCTGCTTTCAGGCGCTGCGGCGTTCACTCTAAGGATAAAATCACTCAGTACGTTCATATAGTTGATATAGGCATCGTACGGTGTTTCATAAGGATTGTAATAGGCCTGGGTGGCACCTGCGGTGAAGAATTTGGTCGACATGAAGTAGAAATGGTCGCTCGACTGGAGATAACGCCAGTCTTTTTTCAATTTCTCATCCTGGCAGCGATTTACCTTATCCGTTATTGAATAAAGACGGTTAAACGCATCGACCTGTAGTTCGTTTCCGAGCCATGCAGTAAGGTCGCGTTCTTCATCTGCCCAGCTGATCGGGTAGGGAACGCTGATTGTTGAAACTGGCAACAGTTTTTCAGCAATTTCCGACGGTGTGCTGAAACTAAAGTTAGTCAGTTTATAAACCACCTTGGGAAGTGCTTTCAGGAACTCAAAAATTCCCGATTCCATCCACTGGTGTTCTCCAAAGGTTTCATAGTCGAGGAACAGGTTTACCGTTTCCTCTTTTTTATCAAGTTTCTTTAACCAGTCAGCAAATTTCTCCGCTGTCAGCGGGTATTCCGACCATCCCTTGTTTGAAAAACGGAAGGCAATGTCATCACTCATCCTGAAATTGCGCAGGAGTATTTTAAGCCGGGGATTGATTGAATTGCAATACAGGTAATTCGGGCTTTTCCAGCCCAGCACATGCTTTGCACCTTCGGTGAGCATGGCACTGAAACCCATTTCGGCCACATCGGCTCCTATACGGTCGGAATATACAAGCTCGGTGTTGCGGAACACTTTGGGTTCCACGCCGAATAAATTTTTTATTTTTTCACGGTGTTCATTTACCTGCTTTTTGAATTCTTCCTTGTTTTTAAGGGCAACAAGCGAATGAGAGTAAGTTTCTGAAAGAAATTCAACCGAGCCTGTTTTCGCCAGTTTTGCGAAGCTCTCGATCACTTCAGGAGCATAAAGTTCAAGCTGGTCAAGGGCTACTCCAGATATGGAAAAAGCTACCTTGAATTGTGACCCGAATTCTTTAATGATTTGACCGATTACCTTATTGGCCTGCAAAAAGCTCCTTTCTGCTATCCTTGAAATGATCGATTCATTCAGGTAATCATCGTAGTAGTAATGGTCATTTCCTATATTGAAAAAACGGTATCTTTTCAACCTGAATGGTTGATGGATCTGGAAGTACAGGCAAATCGTTCTCATGCTCAATATTATAAAGTTCGGTTAATTCAGCACTGTCAGGTAAACATCCTTTACCTTCTGAGCGGCATATTCCCATTTGAGGTTATCCACCTCGTTGCGGGCATGTTTCTTAAACATATCGGGCAAACCGTCATATTTGAGTATCCCGTAGATAGCATCGGCCATTGCATGGATATCCCAGAAATCAACTTTAATGGCATACTGGAGGATTTCAGACACTCCTGATTGCCTTGAAATGATCACAGGTACATTGGATTGCATGGCCTCAAGAGGCGAAATTCCGAAGGGCTCGGAGATGGAAGGCATGACATACACATCGCTGAGTGAAAACATATTATGAACATCATCGCCTTTAAGGAACCCGGTAAAGTGGAACCTGTCGCCTATTTTTAGCGTGGCTACACGCCAGATCATACGATTGAGCATATCACCGCTTCCTGCCATAACAAACCGCACATTCTTCATTTTCTGGAGAACCAGGTGTGCGGCTTCGATAAAATACTCGGGACCTTTCTGAAGTGTAACACGGCCCAGGAAGGTCACGATCTTATCGTCAATGCTTCTTCTCATTTTCTGAAGCTCACGGTCTTCAAGGGGCTCAACGGCATTGTGAACGGTGAAAACCTTATCGGGATTGATGCCGTATTTTTCAATAATTATGTTCCTTGTAAGATTGCTTACGGCTATTACCCTGTCGGCCATTTCCATGCCGGCCTTTTCAATATCATACACCCCGGGGTTTACACTGCCCCCGCTCCTGTCGAAATCGGTGGCGTGAACATGAACTACAAGAGGCTTACCCGATATAACCTTGGCAGCGATACCGGCCGGATAGGTAAGCCAGTCATGGGCGTGGATGATGTCGAATTTATTTTTGTACGCAATTACTGAAGCTACAACGGCATAATTGGCAATTTCCTGGAACAGATTCTTGCCGTATCCCCCGCTGAAACTCAGCTTCCCCGAGAAGGATGACTTGATCAGGTATCTCGATTCGGCCGTGGCTTCTTCGGTGAGCTTCTCATATTCTTCGGGAGTTGAATAAGCACGCAGCGATGAGCCAACTTCAATGAAACGCATCTTTTTGAAGAAGGTGGAATAATCAATCAGCCTGTCGCTTACAACCACATCACCGGCATTGATAATGCTGACTTTACTTGTATCTTCATCACCATAAGCTTTTGGAACAACGAACAGTATGTCATCAACACCCACACTGTATAATCCTTTCGTCAAACCATAGCATGCAGTTCCAAGGCCCCCGGAAATATGGGGCGGGAACTCCCAGCCAAACATCAATACGCGCATAGTCAGATCAGTGGTTAGGATTTATAATTGAATTTACTTTTTATTCTGAGTCATCGATTCATACCTTTCAATAATTCTTAACAGCGCGGCCACACTCCAGGCCTGCGATATGGCACCCCTAGCCCGGTGAGGCGGATCGCCGTCAAAAATCTCCGGAATGGTTCCGATTCCCAGTTCGGTCATAACCGGTTCAAAGCCGTTGATCAGGTTTTCAAGGAATCCAAGTCCGCTTTCCTTATGAAGGTTCATATACGCTTCGCAGAAATGCTCAAGCAGCCAGGGCCAAACGGTTCCCTGGTGATAAGCCAGGTCACGCTGTTCCTGTGTACCTTTATATATGCCTTTATAATTTTCATTCGTCGGGGAAAGTGTCCTTAATCCTCTCGGGGTGAGCAGATCCCGTTCTATCAGGTCCAGAACCGATTTCTTCATTTCAGGAGTCAGCATGGAATGTTCCATCGAAACGGCAATCACCTGGTTGGGCCTGATCGACCAGTCCTTCGACTTGTAATCAACCACATCGGCGAGATAGCCTTTTTTCGGATCCCAGAACATGGCAAGAAACGATTCATGTGCCTTCTGCGGTATTACTTCCCATTCTTTCACAAACTCCTCATCTTTTGCCCTCTTCGCAAGGTCAAGACTGAACATGATGGCGTTATACCACAATGCATTGATCTCTACCGGAAACCCTATGCGCGGTGTAACCGGTTTCCCGTTCACTATGGCATCCATCCAGGTCAGTGCCTTTCCCGGTTCACCGGCAAAGATGAGCCCGTTGTCATGCATTTTTATATTAAACGAAGTTCCGTTACGGAATGCTTCGAGAACCGATTTCATGGCTTTCCCGTAATTCCTCCAGATCGTGGTATAGGTTTTAACCACCTTTGTATATTGCTGAATAGCCCAGAAAAACCAGAGCGGTGCGTCAACCGAATTGAAGGCTGCATTTTCCTCACTGCCGATATTGGGAAATAGCCCGTTATGGAGTTTGCCAACCTGAGTATCGATAACATCCTTGCAGGTAGCCGTATCGCCTATAGCCAGGGTCAGGCCGGGAAGCGAAATGAATGTATCGCGACCCCAGGTACCAAACCATGGAAAACCCGCGATTATTTCGGCGGATTTATTCTTCTTAACAAAAAATTGTTGTGCCGAATTGATGAGGCAATGCTTGAAACTGTCGCGTGGAGTTCTTTTCGACTGTTCAAGGGTATATTTTCTTTTCAGCTGCTCGGGGTTGGCTTTTACAGTGCCCGCCGAGAATATGATCACATCACCTTTGCGTGCATCAAGTTCAAAATAACCCGGGACAAACAGATCTTCCTTAAAATCATACCCGCGCCTCAATTCCTTGTTGTACTCGATTCCATAATACCAGTCGGGAACCGGAACAAAATCCGCATGTTTTGAAAACTGCATGTGGAGGAAAGGATATCCGTCGTAAAGCCTTATTTTGGCCCCGTTGGGAATGAGAACAGCCTTTGTGTTGGCATATAAATTTGCTTTGCTAAGCTGATGCATGTTTCTGAAAGCAAGAAAAGGCCTGAACCGCAATTTGATCTGCACATCCGATTCCTTGATCGTGTAACGAATAAGCACCTGTTCTTCCTTTTCAACAAGAAGACTTTCCTTAACCATTACCACGCCACCCACACGGTAAACGATGGTGGGAGTGGGATCAGCCATAAAGTCGCGTACATACTTGTGTCCCCTCGGACTGTAAATATCACCCTGGTACTTATGTATCCCCAGGTTGAATTCATTCTCTCTTTCAATTATGGTTTCATCAAAAGAAGAGAGCAGCACATGGCGGTCGCCATCGAGATTTTCCACCGGAGCTACGAGCAGGCCGTGATACTTTCTTGTATTGCAATAAACTATTGTAGTGGAGCTGTATGATCCTGCACGATTGCTTCGTATAAATTCCTTGGTAAGCGAATATTCAAGGTTGATAAGCTGCGTCTTGTCGAACTTTAGGTAAGCCATTACAATAGGGATTTTAAGGAGGAAAAGGTATTAAAAATTATTGAGATAGTAAAACACGACGGAAAAGTTAATTTTTTCATTATCAAAACAAGGGAAGGTCTAAATTGTTGATCGAAGTTGCAATAATGTCAGGGAATAATATAAATTTGAAACGTGATTTTCATGCCATATGCGGAAACTTGTCCTTCTCAGCATCCTTGCCATTGTTCTGTTTTCCTGTTCACGTGAAAAAAAGAATTTTACGGTAGAAATCAGGGTGGACGGCGCAGGAAACGAAATGATTTACCTGGCACAACGCACGTTGACAGGAACGGTTGTTGTTGATTCAGCCGTACCGGATAAATCAGGCAAATATGTTGTCAAAGGTTATACACAACAACCTGATTTTTATGTACTGTATCACATCCCCCGAAATTACATTAACCTGATCATTCACCCGGGTGATGATTTCAAAGTACTTACAAGCGCCGCAGAATTTGATTTGAATTACCTGATCGAAGGTTCTAAAGATTCAAGGCTCATTCAGAAAATGGTGAACATGCAGCGCCGTACTCTTGAGAAAATCACCGAAATTAGTGACCAGTTTGAAAAAGCACAGGGTTCGCCTGATTTCCAGAAGATAAGAACTGAGGTTGACAGCACCTATGAAAGGATTTTCAATGAACATAAACAATTTTCAATCCAGGTAATCCGCGAAAACCCGGAATCACTGGCTACTCTAATGGCCCTATATCAGCAACTCGGGCGTAATACTCCCGTATTCGATTTTAAAAAGGATCTCTCATGGTATGAAACCGTTGATTCAAATCTTTCAAAGGTATACCCGAATTCACAGGCTGTAATTGACCTTGATCGCAAGGTTCATGAGTTGCGTGATGTGGTGAAATTTGAACCCGGTTCTCCGGCACCTGATCTTTCACTGCCTGACTCAACAGGAGCATCCAGAAAATTATCATCGCTCAGGGGCAAAAAAGTACTTCTTGTATTCTGGGCTTCCTGGTCAAGCCGGAGTGTGGATTTGTTACAGCAACTGGCAACGCTTACAAAAAAATCTTCCGGCAAGGTTGAATTATACCAGGTTTCTCTTGATAAAACAAGGGAATCATGGTTAAGCAGAGTGAACATTGTAAAATCGTCGGGCATTCATGTTTCCGATCTTA contains:
- the recJ gene encoding single-stranded-DNA-specific exonuclease RecJ, which encodes MTNRAWKIKENGYASEIKKLADELTVDPVISTLLVQRGIKTFDQAKAFFRPDLASLHDPFLMKDMDKAVGRLELALKNDEKILVYGDYDVDGTTSVAMMISFLRNFTDKTDYYIPDRYTEGYGVSFKGVDYAISHGMSLIIALDCGIKAVEKVAYARDHGIDFIICDHHNPGPSLPDAIAVLDPERPDETYPFHHLSGCGVGFKLLQAFTIKNNIPFGEVAQFLDLLAVSIASDIVPVTGENRILAFHGLKKLNENPCVGLKSIICIAGLTDKNIAIDDIVFKIGPRINAAGRIESGKQAVELLVSEKADEAALHCEKVNSHNLTRRNIDKTITEEALIEIARMDKYKFSTVLFNPGWHKGVVGIVASRLIESYFRPTIILTESNGHATGSARSIPGFDLYSAINECSDLLESFGGHMYAAGITLKTDNLQKFRDRFEEVVRNTVTPELLIPQVEIDAELNFKDITPKLLRILKQFEPFGPENTSPVFFAENVSDNGYARLVGADTEHLQLGLIQEENPFTVYRAIAFNQASHLSRIKKGTSFDIAYTLFENNFRGNTTIQLNIKDIKIEN
- the glgP gene encoding alpha-glucan family phosphorylase, encoding MSKDLLTPDYLFEVSWEVCNKVGGIHTVIATKALTMINELQNNLILIGPDLIKDESDANPEFIEDPQLFSAWKKQAESEGLYVKIGRWNINRYPIAIVLNFSNYFAEKDKIFFELWEKYKLDSLPGQWDYVEPALFGYAAGKVIESFIKFNLNTYDRIIAQFHEWMTGTGILYLKDRLPQVGTVFTTHATALGRALAGNNRPLYKNLQSYNAEEVAREFNIISKQSAEKLSAQNADAFTTVSEITAQECTQFLQKEVTLVTPNGFEDSFVPVGAEFDILRKKGREKLLNTAEIMLERKFDENVFMIATSGRYEFKNKGIDLFIDSLGVLNKSEKLNRDIIAYLFIPANHYGARKDLLSGKLTDDGAIGSKYLTHNLHDAEWDPILKRIREAGLTNGPNDKVKVIFVPSYLNGYDGVFNIPYYSLLIGFDLTVFPSYYEPWGYTPLESIAFSVPTITTTLAGFGSWINEMLPDAKESVDVIPRTDDNDHEVVTNIVSAVLKKCGLDENLMSSARANALDTSKQVLWNSLIQYYKKAYNHALQEVAKRIDRFVKIEERPSEIQPEFVPPAEIKPSWKKIIVKSKLPDELVKLGKLTENLWWSWDDEAQELFESIDPEIWQKCDQNPAILFEQVKYGQLVEMSKNPEFTEKLDRVYNRFQEYMSDELDKTGPRIAYFSMEYGFHNSLKIYSGGLGILAGDYLKEASDRRVNITGIGLLYRYGYFAQMITTRGEQQANYDYQHFSKLPVRPLKDDNGNFITISIVLPGRHMLARIWKLMVGRVTLYLLDTDFKGNTDEDRSVTHNLYGGNNENRLKQELLLGIGGIRALDAIGVNFDLYHSNEGHSAFIALERMRKYIQQNNLSFAEAKEIVRSSTLFTTHTPVPAGHDEFDENLLRQYIGHYPDRLKISWNELMSLGRSNINAWGEKFNMSYLAANLSQQMNGVSMIHGTVTQQMFSKLWPGYLPEELHISYVTNGIHYATWTAKSLKKLYRESFGEGFENNLSDTDYWEKIYAVPDARLWEIKQKLRSKLINTIKDRFKENWVKRHEDPRRIVAINRQLSDKALTICFARRFATYKRAYLLFRNTERLAQILNIPGKPVQLIFAGKAHPNDKAGQDLIRMIIDISKRPEFLGKIVFLQNYDINLAKTLVQGADVWLNTPTRPLEASGTSGEKAVVNGTLHFSVLDGWWVEGYQPDAGWALTNETTYEDSGLQDDLDAEIIYSLLEQEVIPAFFDRNKSDVPENWVRMMKNTIASIAPHFVTSRMLHDYNQRFYSKLFERSQLMEKDDFARVKRFSSWKKRIKRAWKNINVVECSMFENGAELYEMDRTYSGKVILDLNEISASDIGVELVITENGERLIQKHEFKLDRSDADKAQYSLKVTINQAGTFSYGIRIFPRNENLAHRQDINLIRWI
- a CDS encoding glycoside hydrolase family 57 protein, encoding MRTICLYFQIHQPFRLKRYRFFNIGNDHYYYDDYLNESIISRIAERSFLQANKVIGQIIKEFGSQFKVAFSISGVALDQLELYAPEVIESFAKLAKTGSVEFLSETYSHSLVALKNKEEFKKQVNEHREKIKNLFGVEPKVFRNTELVYSDRIGADVAEMGFSAMLTEGAKHVLGWKSPNYLYCNSINPRLKILLRNFRMSDDIAFRFSNKGWSEYPLTAEKFADWLKKLDKKEETVNLFLDYETFGEHQWMESGIFEFLKALPKVVYKLTNFSFSTPSEIAEKLLPVSTISVPYPISWADEERDLTAWLGNELQVDAFNRLYSITDKVNRCQDEKLKKDWRYLQSSDHFYFMSTKFFTAGATQAYYNPYETPYDAYINYMNVLSDFILRVNAAAPESRTDQDIASLTQVINEKDELIQKYESELKRLKSTKSKISAVAKEAGTPAKNKKPAATTVKKTTKTAAKPAKAPKASGKKPKTKSAKTVKK
- a CDS encoding glycosyltransferase family 4 protein, with amino-acid sequence MRVLMFGWEFPPHISGGLGTACYGLTKGLYSVGVDDILFVVPKAYGDEDTSKVSIINAGDVVVSDRLIDYSTFFKKMRFIEVGSSLRAYSTPEEYEKLTEEATAESRYLIKSSFSGKLSFSGGYGKNLFQEIANYAVVASVIAYKNKFDIIHAHDWLTYPAGIAAKVISGKPLVVHVHATDFDRSGGSVNPGVYDIEKAGMEMADRVIAVSNLTRNIIIEKYGINPDKVFTVHNAVEPLEDRELQKMRRSIDDKIVTFLGRVTLQKGPEYFIEAAHLVLQKMKNVRFVMAGSGDMLNRMIWRVATLKIGDRFHFTGFLKGDDVHNMFSLSDVYVMPSISEPFGISPLEAMQSNVPVIISRQSGVSEILQYAIKVDFWDIHAMADAIYGILKYDGLPDMFKKHARNEVDNLKWEYAAQKVKDVYLTVLN
- a CDS encoding amylo-alpha-1,6-glucosidase, which encodes MAYLKFDKTQLINLEYSLTKEFIRSNRAGSYSSTTIVYCNTRKYHGLLVAPVENLDGDRHVLLSSFDETIIERENEFNLGIHKYQGDIYSPRGHKYVRDFMADPTPTIVYRVGGVVMVKESLLVEKEEQVLIRYTIKESDVQIKLRFRPFLAFRNMHQLSKANLYANTKAVLIPNGAKIRLYDGYPFLHMQFSKHADFVPVPDWYYGIEYNKELRRGYDFKEDLFVPGYFELDARKGDVIIFSAGTVKANPEQLKRKYTLEQSKRTPRDSFKHCLINSAQQFFVKKNKSAEIIAGFPWFGTWGRDTFISLPGLTLAIGDTATCKDVIDTQVGKLHNGLFPNIGSEENAAFNSVDAPLWFFWAIQQYTKVVKTYTTIWRNYGKAMKSVLEAFRNGTSFNIKMHDNGLIFAGEPGKALTWMDAIVNGKPVTPRIGFPVEINALWYNAIMFSLDLAKRAKDEEFVKEWEVIPQKAHESFLAMFWDPKKGYLADVVDYKSKDWSIRPNQVIAVSMEHSMLTPEMKKSVLDLIERDLLTPRGLRTLSPTNENYKGIYKGTQEQRDLAYHQGTVWPWLLEHFCEAYMNLHKESGLGFLENLINGFEPVMTELGIGTIPEIFDGDPPHRARGAISQAWSVAALLRIIERYESMTQNKK